Genomic window (Sediminispirochaeta smaragdinae DSM 11293):
TACAGGCAGCCGCAAGGGTATGGTACGAGGTTTCGAATGCCGACTGAAAATCATACAAGCCTACCGTAGCTGTTTTGAGTTCATTATTGGTAATAAGGACTACCGCCGACAGAAATTCATTCCATGAGTCTACAAAAACCATAAGGAAAGCAGAGAAAAGGCCAGGGGCGGCCAGTGGGGTTATGACGTACCAAAGAGACTGAAGCGGGGTACAACCGTCCAAATGGGTGGCATCCTCAAGCTCTTCGGGAATTGCATCGATAAAACTCTTTATTATCCAGATGCTTATGGGCAGACCGTAGGAAACATAGACCAAAACAAGAGGGATTCTGGTCTGCAACAGGTGCAGCTGTGAACTCAGCTTATATAAGGGCAGTAAATTTGTAAGATGAGGAATCATCCAGACTGCAAGAATTGCCGTTTGAAGCAGCATACTTCCGCGAAATTTATAGCGTGAAAATCCATATCCTGCCAGGCTTGCAAGAGGAATCGCTATCGCAGAGGCTATGACCGAATTGATGATGGTATTGACCAGATACACATGTACCATGTCGCTTCGAAAGACCTG
Coding sequences:
- a CDS encoding carbohydrate ABC transporter permease — translated: MAKRPSHISLNNILVHLFLIITCLLIIFPVVYTLMTSFKNEIDVLTAPPTFFPPKWVLSGYAQVFRSDMVHVYLVNTIINSVIASAIAIPLASLAGYGFSRYKFRGSMLLQTAILAVWMIPHLTNLLPLYKLSSQLHLLQTRIPLVLVYVSYGLPISIWIIKSFIDAIPEELEDATHLDGCTPLQSLWYVITPLAAPGLFSAFLMVFVDSWNEFLSAVVLITNNELKTATVGLYDFQSAFETSYHTLAAACIVIAIPVLLTFILGRKFFFQAMLEGALKG